The Branchiostoma floridae strain S238N-H82 chromosome 17, Bfl_VNyyK, whole genome shotgun sequence genome has a window encoding:
- the LOC118404987 gene encoding beta-1,3-glucan-binding protein-like, translating into MRAPVATPTVSTAQPLSLTVTTAAPAGQVGSVEETTGTLFGISITKCTLASGGTGGTTGDNLQLVFEDNFDTFDTSKWRAEVTAGGGGNEEFQYYMSHPDNLYVQNGNLYLKPTLAAEHYGEEFLTSGYIDFWHGYNYIGCFNDGGDQDLTASLLTAGDMNPGKCVTHCANGGYEYFGLKGTECRCDNSYGSFGRGHGCHISCPGDSGKECGGNGVTSVYGQTYGDCTQDFPQGRACFLQGSSNAPLPPIQSARVTTADSFTFKYGKVEVWAKVPTGDWIWPAIWLLPRDNVYGGWPASGEIDIMESRVFFSCLTQSLWTRGMFCMHDSNSSFTFAHTGNRNLYGSWGGSIGVDDMGSTLHWGPRWPYNGYHLTTNSKHAKFGTYGSDFHKWVMTWTDTYLRVEVDDEEVLLVSPPTGFWDYGNFGLPSNENPWAGGNKMTPFDQEFYLIFNVAVGGTNSYFPDNANNQPYPKPWNNGNSREGAMRDFWNAKNQWYPTWNGDDVAMQIQSVKVWKFV; encoded by the exons ATAACCAAGTGCACCTTAGCTTCCGGTGGCACCGGTGGAACTACAGGCGACAACCTGCAGTTGGTGTTCGAGGACAACTTCGACACCTTTGACACGAGCAAGTGGAGGGCGGAGGTCACCGCTGGGGGTGGTGGG AATGAGGAGTTCCAGTATTACATGAGCCACCCTGACAACCTGTACGTTCAGAATGGGAACCTCTACCTCAAACCG ACACTGGCTGCCGAGCACTATGGAGAAGAGTTCCTCACATCTGGGTACATCGACTTCTGGC ACGGTTACAACTACATCGGTTGTTTCAATGACGGGGGAGACCAGGACCTGACCGCCAGTCTACTGACTGCTGGCGACATGAACCCTGGGAAATGTGTGACGCACTGTGCTAATGGAGGATACGAGTACTTCGGGCTGAAGGGGACAGAATGTCGCTGTGATAACAGCTACGGAAG TTTCGGCCGCGGACACGGGTGCCACATCTCCTGCCCGGGGGATAGTGGAAAGGAATGTGGCGGAAATGGCGTCACTTCCGTTTACGGGCAAA CATACGGCGACTGCACTCAGGACTTCCCTCAAGGACGGGCATGCTTCCTACAGGGCTCTtcaaacgcccccctcccacccatcCAGTCTGCCAGGGTCACCACTGCTGATAGTTTCACCTTCAAGTACGGGAAGGTGGAGGTCTGGGCTAAGGTGCCGACAGGAGACTGGATTTGGCCAG cAATCTGGCTGCTTCCAAGGGATAACGTGTACGGAGGCTGGCCGGCTTCGGGTGAAATCGACATCATGGAATCCAGAG TATTCTTCAGCTGTCTGACCCAATCTCTGTGGACACGTGGCATGTTTTGCATGCATGAC TCCAATTCTTCTTTCACTTTTGCTCACACAGGAAACCGGAACCTGTACGGATCCTGGGGCGGATCCATCGGAGTTGACGACATGGGGTCTACTCTGCACTGGGGGCCGAGATGGCCCTACAACGGCTACCACTTGACAACCAATTCAAA GCACGCCAAGTTCGGTACTTATGGTAGTGACTTCCACAAGTGGGTGATGACGTGGACAGACACCTATCTCCG GGTTGAAGTTGACGATGAAGAAGTCTTGCTGGTCTCCCCTCCGACTGGGTTCTGGGATTACGGTAACTTCGGTCTTCCGTCTAACGAGAACCCGTGGGCCGGTGGTAACAAGATGACACCGTTTGACCAAGAG TTCTACCTGATCTTCAACGTTGCTGTCGGAGGTACTAATTCCTACTTCCCGGACAACGCGAACAACCAGCCGTACCCGAAACCCTGGAACAACGGTAACTCCCGTGAGGGCGCCATGAGGGACTTCTGGAACGCCAAGAACCAGTGGTACCCCACCTGGAACGGCGATGACGTCGCCATGCAGATCCAGTCCGTCAAAGTCTGGAAATTCGTCTAA